Part of the Falco biarmicus isolate bFalBia1 chromosome 4, bFalBia1.pri, whole genome shotgun sequence genome, tggggagggcaggggtcCTGCTGCCTTTTACCTCTGCCAGCCGGTGAGGACGATGCCCTGGAAGCGCAGCGGGGCCAGCCGTGGCAGGGCCTGCATCACCGTCAGCCAGCTCAGGTGGTTTTTCAGGTGGTAGCTCAAGGGGGGCCAGGTCTGCGCCGGTCCCGTGGTGCCCTTGAAGGCGCTGGCAAACCACACTGCCTCGAAGCCACTCTCCGCGTACTTGGCGAGGAACTGCCCTGCAGCGGGACAGGCATGAGCCCCAAATACCACTGTCCTTGGGAGGCTGGCGAAAGCTCAGGGGGGTGTCCCCCTACCAGCCCTGGGAGCCTGGCATGTCACCTTACCAATCTGCTCAGCCTCAAAGTCAGGCGCATAGAACCACACCACGGGTGAGACGTGCTTCGCTATCCCAGACTCTGCAGGGGGAGTGGGGACGGGGACGTGGGcactggtgccagcagcaggaggatgcCTGGGGCTCCTCGTGCTCCTCCGAGACCTGCATCCCTGCAGGGCCATGCCCGAGCTCCTCCCAGGCACCAGGCACAACGCCTGCCAGGGCAGCCACACAAATGGGTGCTGCTGAGAGGCCAGCTCAGGTACCACCACTGCCATCCCTGTCCTCTCACCCCGCAGGGCTCCCACGCTGATCTTCCTCAGCATGTCATCCCACATGAGTGCCCGCAGCCCCCAGTACTGCGTGGTGATGAAGCCCAGCACCTCCTTGATGTGCTTCAGGTACATGGTCCCCGTGTCACCCTTGTTGCGGCTCATCCAGTTCTTGGAGTCCATCCCCTCTCCGAGATGGAAGACCTGGACTTAGGGGAAGGGGGATGCTCAGCACCACTGGGAGCACCACTGGTGCCTGGGGTGAGGGCTGGGATCCCTGCGCGGCCCACCACTCACCTCGTCCGCGCCGATGTGGATCCAGGTGGAGCGCCTGTGCTTCTCAATCACCTGTGACAAGATGCTCTTGAGCAGGGCCAGGGTGTCGGGGACATGGGGGTTGAAGCTGTTGGGGAAGCGCTCAACCTCCCGCAGATGCTGGTACTTCTCGTGCTTGAGGATGAACTGTGTGGGAGGAGCTGTCAGGGGAGGTTTCCAGGGGGAACCTCCTGTGATGTGGGGTGAGGAGCGGGATCAGGACCCCCTACCTCCACGTGCCCAAAGGTCTGCACCAGGGGAACCACCTCCAGCTTGTGGAGCTCCGCCAGCTGCTGAATCCGCTCGATGTCCTCCTcgctgggagggcagggacaggctcaCCAGGCGATGCCAGGGCAGAGGGCAGAGCATGAGGgcactccctcctcctctggcACCCTGCCCACACGGCCCCGGCCACCCCACGCCTGTGTGGACTTTACTATGGGGACACAAATATTGACCCGGCGGGGCAGGAGGCTGGTCGGCCAGcggcacagcccagcactgcaACCACGGTTATCACAGGCATGGGTGCAGGCAGGTCACACCCAGCCCCGGCACACCAGGACCTGCCGGGGCTGCACCGAGCCAGCAGCCCTacagccagctcagcacccGGCCCCGGCTCACCTGTAAGCGTATGGGGACTTCAGGATTTCCAGCTCCCCCTTGAAGGGGAACATGTCCTCGTACTCGATGAGGATGCCGTTGGCTCCCAGCTGCGACAGGAGGGGGAACACCTGTGGGACGGGCAGGGTGGGCTCAGCCTGTGGGGATGGCAGAGTCCCCGGTGGGCAGCGGGGACAGCTGGCAGGTTGAGCTTtgctctgcctgtgcccccTCGGCacatccctccccagcactcCCTCCCTGTCCTGGGGCATCTTCACCTGCTCCAGGTAGGAGACCCTGGGCGCAGCTCCCTTGAAGTCCAGGTGGACCAGCCTCATCTCAGTGGCACCAATGTCCCTGGggccctgctgctccagctgttGCCTCGGGGCTGTTATCTTTGCTGCAGGGAGCTCCAGAGCCTGGCTCTGGGAGCCAGCATCCTGGCCAGTGTCGCCCGTGTCCCCCCAGAACCCACTGTCCTTGGTGACATGCTTGTGCAGCTCCAGGGTAAAGCTGCAGGGaacacagcagggctgggggtgccgtGGGGCATGGGgcacctgctgccccccagTACTGGGCATGACCCAGGGGCTCCCCACAGACCCCAACCCCGCTGGGGCCCTCACCCATGCCTGGAGTTCTGCTGCCACCTCACCTGTCACGGAAGAGGAATTTGATGCCAGCCAAGGCAACAAGGAGCAGCACGACGAGGCGAAGCAGGTTCAGCCTGTGGCTGCGCTGGAAGGCCATCTCTGCGGGGGACACACAAGGGTCTGGCTGCACTGCAGCACCCCAAGGCTGGGCAGTGGCCAGAAGGACCCCAAGTACGGGTGACCCTGCACAGCCCCACGTACTGTGCCCTGCTCCCCTGACCAGGGCAGCACAAGACCCAGAGAAAGGGGATATGGGGGAGACCCCACCCACCATCCCAGTCCCCAGCGGGGACCCCATGTCCCTCCTACCTCATGGGCACAGCACAGGGGCCAGTGGCCGGACCCGTCTTTGCCTTTGCCTCTGCTTGCAAGAGCACAGCCTCCTCGGGCTCCACCAGCACAGGAACAAACAAGGAACAAACAAGGCAGTGCCTGCAGGGAATCCCCTAGAGCCCTGTCACCTCCAAGACAAGGGCCGTGTCAGGGGGCGGCTGGTGGGGTGGCATCACGCAGTGGGCACAGGATGCAACAGCCCTGCGGACAGAAGGGAGGCAATTGGGGACCACCTGGGTACATGCCAGCACTGGGCTGCTCTGCGGATGGCACTGGCATGGCCATGGGCACCACCGGTGCAAGGGGGGCAGCCTGGACCCCCCTGGCACCCGCAGGGATGGGCACACGCTCTCCACACACAGCCCGCAGCATCCCCCTGGGGAGGCAAGTTCCCCCCCGGCACCAcggaggggaaggggcagagctgctttgcCTGCCAAGAAACAACCTCAGAGTGGGGCAGGAGGCCAGCGGGGTCCGGCCACCCAGGCTCCGAGCCCCgtgagaggagctgctgctttccctgcagagCGGGAGAGGGACAGGGTGGGATGGCCGTGCTGCCACTGCTGAGGGCTGCAAGACACCGCACCTGGTTAAACCCATGTGTGACCCCACGCAGGGCATGCAGGACAGGCCACGCGCAGTGCAGGGAACAGCTTGTGTCAAAGGGTTGTCACAATTCAGGATgaataaaattcagtttaagtctttttttcctaaaccaaTTTTGAGAACTCCTGAGAGGGGGATCTACCTATTTAGATAAAAGTGAGGCCAAACCAAAGACAGAcgctgtggggcaggaggcagcaggtgcCCCTTCCCTGGTCCCCCCTGTGGCAACAGCTCGCGGGATTCACAGATATTTGTGACCACTGGCACGTGACCAGCCCCAGCACCAAGACCCACCGCAGTGTCCCATGCAGCCGGCAtcgcagctgcagcaggagatgccGAGCCAGGCCAGGCCTCGGtgagcccagcactgggggcatcgctccccccagccccagggagccaccgacctctgcagccccatggCATCCCCCTGGGAGAGCATCGCAGGGGGGAGTGCCAAGCACACCCTatgccctgctcctgcagcccccttgGGGCTCCTCCTCACCCACAGCCCCACTCCCAGGTGACAAGGGACCTGTGACCCCaggagcccacagcagcccgacaggcaggaggcagcatgAATCCTCCTGGAAGCTGCACAGGAGAAGCACTACCATCACTTCTgcccttttttctccttttttgccGACTGGTGGGTGCAGcgaggcagggatggggcagtgCCGCcaacacccccagcccccagccgcTGCGAGCGCCGGGGCAGCTGCCACCAGCTCTCTTGGTTAGTTGCCACCCGAAGGTGCTGAAGTTCAGGGTTGAAGCAAGCATTGCCAGATTTGGGAcctgaaaagcagattttggcGGCTGCCGGTGCATGAGCTGCTCAGCTGATCGcgagggttttgtttgtgttgccAGAGCAGCGGCACCAGGGGAGAGCGGCGCTGAGCCGCCCCGTGCCTCTGGCTCTGAATTAGCCCTTTTTGTAGACACAGCCCTAATGCCTCCTGACATGCTCCTCCCGCACGCTGCCACGGGGTGCAGGGGGATTGCAGCGGCCGGGACCCCTGGCatgtcctgcagagccagcgCAGGACGTGCCGTCCCCAGAGCATGAGGCCCCAGCAAGGCCACGTTACAGGGCAGGGCAGCAACGtgcaggagggagctggagcATCCTGCTCCATCCCCATCGCCCAGTACCCGTGGGTACCCGGTCCTTTGGTGCTTGTACACAGGAGGCAGGGCAAGAGCTTGCTCTTGGGGCAGGTTGTGCCCACGCTGTCCCCTGCGCTCACACCTGGACGAGACACCTTGTGCTCAGCACTGCACCGCCTGTGCTGCGGGGGACAAACATGGCACCCCCTCCCTGTCCTGCCTGTTCCCACTGCCCTTCCAGCCTGCCTGGAAGCTCCTGGCAGCTCCGATGCAGCCCAGCAAGGAtgtgccaggctggggacagctgcCAGCCCGGGGCTTACCTGCATTGGGTGTGCGGGAAGGTACAGGGGGACATGGGACCGGGGGCTTAGTGGGCACGGGGCAGGTGGGCACGGGGAGCCCAGCACCCGGGAAGGCCATCAATATGTGAAGTGCTGGTCGTGCTGTCATGGGAACACAGCGCCTGATTAGAGCAGGGATAAATATTTAGACAGACGCTGTCAGCTCACCAAGATTTGGCATTTTTAGTATATGTAATCTTATTTAAATTGAGAACAGGTTTTCAGGGTTTGAGcctccctggcacagcccaggtGCAGGTAGGCGGGATGGGGACACGCCAGTGGTGGGGTGCAGTGCCAGGGGGTGACAGTGGGGCAGCCACGACTCTGTGCCCCTGTGCTGATGGAAGAGCCCCTTGCAGCTGCTCGGTGCTGCCCCTCTAACCTGGCATCTCGCCACTAGACCCCGCTGTGTTTATTAACACATCTTCCTCTACCAACCCTTTGGGGACAGCGCCGACACCGGGTCCCCAGGAGGCTCGGAAGAGCCCACGGCTCCTTGcaaccagccagccagcctggctcaacacagcagctgcagggcggggagggggccggACCCTTGCCCCCCTCTCTGCCTCCACACAGCCTATGTGGGGTTTGCCCCCAGCAACCTGaaaccagcccagctccccactTACCTTCCTGAtcctggaggagaggagaatGGAAGCAAACCCAAACCTGACTCTGGGGAGAGTTGGGGCCATGGGGAGGACAGAGCTGAGTGCCCCCAGTGTGGCAGGTGCCACTGCAGCCCACAGGCTGGCAGTGAGGGTTTCGGATGCCACTGCAGGGTCTGGGTGCCACCCAGCTGCCCACTGCTCTGCTCCGGCATTCCCCAGCTGTTGCCACGCCAAACGCTCACTCCTGCTGGGTGCGCACGACAGTGCGGCCATAGGAAGAGTGATGCTGCACACTCACACATATTTGCACACACTCACATGCTTCCAGAGCCTTCCCTGGtccctcacccccagcctgtgtcTTCCCCATGGGATGAGCTGCCCCTCACCAGAGGCTGTGAcactgcagccccacagctgcgGGCTCCTGCGTGGGGAGGCTGTGGACACCTGCAGCAGGGCTACAGCCcccatggcagcaggagggggctgTTCCCTGGCCCCTGGGCAGAGAGAGCCCCTGTGTCATGTCCACCCCAGGGATGCTTGGGCATGCAcggagcagcccctgggcatGGGGGGGACTTACCAcaccccacccagcccaccacaccaccAGGGCTCCACCCGCACCCTGCAAGCCTGGGGCATCTCGTGTCACCCCACACCCCAGGTACTCCTTGGGcatccctgcaccccacagcaccctccAGGCTCCGCTGGGCATTCCTGTGGCCCTGCTCCCCACTGTGGCCCTGGGcttccctgcatccctccaggcatccctgcatccccacGGGCATTCCTACTGCACCAggcatccctgcagccctgggcatccctgcatccccctgGGCATCACTGCAGCCCTGGGCATCCCTGATTCCCGCTGGGCATCCCTATGGCCCTGggcatccctgcatccccctgggcatccctgcatccctcccgGGCATTCCTATGGCATCGGGCATCCCTGAatccctgagcatccctgcatccccccgGGTATCTTTGCACCCCCCGGGCATCCCGGCCGCCCCTGCACCCCCGACGCCCCGACGGCCCCGAGCATCCCTGGCCCTTACCGGCAGGTGCGGGGCCGCCGCGGGCACCGCCGGCAGCGGGCACGAGCGCAGACacgggccgccgccgctgccgctcTTAAAGGGCCCGAGCGGTGCCGGTGCggcgggcgctgcggggccggggccgggcggggcaGGGAGCGGCCCCACGGCCCGCTGCGGCACCTGCACGGCGGGACACCCGCAcagccgcagcccccggccgtCCTGCCTCGGGCAGCACCGGCctgcggggcggccccggcagAGCTCCCGCTGTCCCGGTGGGCCTGGCCGTGCCCAGGCTGTGCGGGGCGGCTCTGGCCGTGGCCGGTGCCCCGTGTATGCCCGATGTGTGCCCGGTGTGTACCTGGTGCCCGATGTGTGCCCGGTGCCCGGTGTGTACACGGTGTGCGCCAGGTGCCCAGTGTGTGCCTGGGGCCCGGGGCCCGGCACGTTGTCAGTGCCTGGTGCCTGCTGTGTGCGCGGTGTGTTCCCGTGCCCGGTGTGTGCCCGGTGCCCCGTGTGTGCCCGGTGCGAGCCCGGTACCC contains:
- the LOC130148187 gene encoding hexosaminidase D-like gives rise to the protein MAFQRSHRLNLLRLVVLLLVALAGIKFLFRDSFTLELHKHVTKDSGFWGDTGDTGQDAGSQSQALELPAAKITAPRQQLEQQGPRDIGATEMRLVHLDFKGAAPRVSYLEQVFPLLSQLGANGILIEYEDMFPFKGELEILKSPYAYSEEDIERIQQLAELHKLEVVPLVQTFGHVEFILKHEKYQHLREVERFPNSFNPHVPDTLALLKSILSQVIEKHRRSTWIHIGADEVFHLGEGMDSKNWMSRNKGDTGTMYLKHIKEVLGFITTQYWGLRALMWDDMLRKISVGALRESGIAKHVSPVVWFYAPDFEAEQIGQFLAKYAESGFEAVWFASAFKGTTGPAQTWPPLSYHLKNHLSWLTVMQALPRLAPLRFQGIVLTGWQRYDHYSVLCELLPVGIPSLAICLQTLVNGGFTEEAKRKVLDMLGFQSMQLEQSMCEGRGVFPGAEIYHMVEQVNGHLKDSILKALEEESAIKGWFSPYHRKRQFGNPRNMESFGSKVLKLHEDWESFVHNLRTQLERVYFPDTVEEWMEENINPYLDQLRDLVRDYRAIIRLNARPKAM